From a region of the Longimicrobium sp. genome:
- the hisS gene encoding histidine--tRNA ligase: protein MSNFNALPGFRDFFPDDLAVRTHVMRAWRDVARRYGFQEYDGPPLEPLELYTEKSGPEIVQQLYNFTDKGGREITLRPEMTPTLARMAGARAGGFRKPMKWFSVPQLFRYERQQRGRLREHFQLNFDIIGEEDVAADAELLAAAIDILRTLGLTAQDFVARVSDRRLLRALLLDAGVPEDQLTLAYNIVDKLERDTPEAIAARLTGEAGVSGEVAAAVLAIFQHTDFAAVTQEYGGRPGIAPELERMERYFGFLRDMGLGDFVRFDLTVVRGLAYYTGIVFELFDTRGELRAICGGGRYDDLLKRIAGVDLPALGFGMGDVVLTELLRDRKLLPDPKPVLDFYLAAAGPEQRGAVLALAHQLRDAGHSVEYSFVEAGRNRQFKNASALNARRVAWLGPDEAAAGEALVRDTGTGEERRIPLAELARP, encoded by the coding sequence AATACGACGGACCTCCGCTGGAGCCGCTCGAGCTGTACACCGAGAAGAGCGGCCCCGAGATCGTCCAGCAGCTCTACAACTTCACCGACAAGGGCGGCCGCGAGATCACGCTGCGCCCCGAGATGACGCCCACGCTGGCGCGGATGGCGGGCGCGCGCGCGGGCGGCTTCCGCAAGCCGATGAAGTGGTTCTCCGTTCCGCAGCTCTTCCGCTACGAGCGGCAGCAGCGCGGGAGGCTGCGCGAGCACTTCCAGCTCAACTTCGACATCATCGGCGAGGAGGACGTCGCCGCCGATGCCGAGCTGCTGGCCGCCGCAATCGACATCCTGCGCACGCTTGGGCTGACGGCGCAGGACTTCGTCGCGCGCGTCTCGGACCGGCGCCTGCTTCGCGCCCTGCTGCTGGACGCGGGCGTGCCCGAGGACCAGCTCACGCTCGCCTACAACATCGTCGACAAGCTGGAGCGCGACACCCCCGAGGCCATCGCCGCCCGCCTCACCGGCGAGGCGGGGGTGTCGGGCGAGGTGGCGGCGGCGGTGCTCGCCATCTTCCAGCACACCGACTTCGCGGCGGTCACGCAGGAGTACGGCGGACGCCCTGGAATCGCGCCGGAGCTGGAGCGGATGGAGCGCTACTTCGGCTTCCTGCGCGACATGGGGCTGGGCGACTTCGTGCGCTTCGACCTCACGGTGGTGCGCGGGCTGGCGTACTACACGGGGATCGTTTTCGAGCTGTTCGACACGCGCGGCGAGCTGCGCGCCATCTGCGGCGGCGGGCGCTACGACGACCTCCTGAAGCGCATCGCGGGGGTGGACCTTCCCGCCCTCGGCTTCGGCATGGGCGACGTGGTGCTGACGGAGCTCCTGCGCGACCGCAAGCTCCTTCCCGATCCCAAGCCGGTGCTGGACTTCTACCTGGCCGCGGCCGGGCCGGAGCAGCGCGGCGCCGTGCTCGCCCTGGCGCACCAGCTTCGCGACGCGGGGCACTCGGTGGAGTACTCGTTCGTGGAGGCGGGGCGCAACCGGCAGTTCAAGAACGCCTCCGCCCTCAACGCCCGCCGCGTCGCCTGGCTCGGCCCCGACGAAGCCGCCGCCGGCGAAGCCCTCGTGCGCGACACCGGCACCGGCGAGGAGCGCCGCATCCCCCTCGCCGAGCTCGCCCGACCGTGA